The following are encoded in a window of Mycolicibacterium tusciae JS617 genomic DNA:
- a CDS encoding acetoacetate--CoA ligase, protein MTGAAPQWVPTEDDVATARVTDFARFVAEHTGVATSDYASLWQWSVDDPAAFWAALWDYFDMGERGDKILENATMPGARWFPGVKLNYVDQVIRNARTDRPAIIHVAEGGSAVELSWDELLGRTAAFAERLRSDGVGVGDRVAGYLPNIPEAVIAFLATASLGAIWSACGQDYSAKAALDRLGQLEPLVLVTADGYDFGGKHYDKREDVEALRAGLPTLKATVMASELAAAGGELSTVPVDFDHPLWILYSSGTTGKPKGIVHGHGGVVLEHLKAVALQSDIGREDTFFWYTSPSWMVWNFQIAGLLVGATIVCYSGSPSAPKPDALWDIAARLRATVLGTSPGYVLGCAKAGAVPRKEHDLSALRTVGITGSSLPPSSSLWLRDNVGEHVQVASISGGTDVVSAFIGGVRTVPVWPGELSAPFLGCALDAWDESGNPVRNEVGELVITKPLPSMPIGFWRDDDGSRYHSAYFDMFPGVWRHGDWITITDHGSVIVHGRSDSTLNRHGIRMGSADIYQSVERLPEIAEALVIGCEQEDGGYWMPLFVVLADGAQLTDDLRERIKKTIRDEVSPRHVPDEIIEAPGIPHTRTGKKLEVPIKKLFAGADASKVVERTAVDDPDLLDWYANLKR, encoded by the coding sequence ATGACCGGTGCCGCGCCGCAATGGGTGCCGACTGAAGACGACGTCGCCACTGCCCGGGTGACCGACTTCGCACGTTTCGTGGCTGAGCACACGGGCGTGGCGACCTCCGATTACGCGTCGCTGTGGCAGTGGTCGGTGGACGACCCTGCCGCGTTCTGGGCCGCGCTCTGGGACTACTTCGACATGGGCGAGCGCGGCGACAAGATCCTCGAGAATGCGACGATGCCAGGGGCGCGGTGGTTTCCGGGCGTGAAGCTGAACTACGTCGATCAGGTCATCCGCAACGCGCGCACCGATCGTCCTGCGATCATCCATGTCGCCGAGGGCGGTAGCGCGGTCGAACTCTCGTGGGATGAATTGCTGGGTCGCACTGCGGCGTTCGCCGAGAGACTGCGCTCGGACGGGGTCGGAGTCGGTGACCGGGTCGCCGGATACCTGCCGAACATCCCCGAGGCCGTCATCGCCTTCCTGGCGACCGCGAGCCTCGGCGCGATCTGGAGCGCCTGCGGCCAGGACTACTCGGCCAAGGCGGCGCTGGACCGGTTGGGTCAGCTCGAGCCGCTGGTGTTGGTGACGGCCGACGGTTATGACTTCGGCGGTAAGCATTACGACAAGCGCGAGGACGTCGAGGCCCTGCGCGCAGGACTGCCGACGCTGAAGGCGACCGTGATGGCCTCCGAACTCGCGGCGGCCGGTGGTGAGCTCTCGACGGTGCCCGTCGACTTCGACCATCCGCTGTGGATCCTGTACTCGTCGGGTACGACGGGTAAGCCCAAGGGAATCGTGCACGGCCATGGTGGCGTCGTGCTCGAACACTTGAAAGCCGTTGCTCTGCAATCCGATATTGGCCGCGAAGACACATTCTTCTGGTACACCAGCCCGAGTTGGATGGTGTGGAACTTCCAGATCGCGGGACTCTTGGTCGGCGCGACGATCGTCTGCTACTCGGGCAGTCCCAGCGCCCCGAAGCCCGATGCCCTGTGGGACATTGCCGCTCGGCTTCGGGCGACTGTCCTGGGCACCAGCCCCGGATATGTGCTCGGATGCGCGAAGGCAGGTGCCGTCCCGCGCAAGGAGCACGACCTGTCGGCGCTGCGGACGGTTGGTATCACCGGATCGTCGCTACCCCCGTCTTCGTCGCTGTGGTTACGTGACAACGTCGGCGAACACGTCCAGGTGGCGTCGATCAGCGGCGGTACCGATGTGGTGTCGGCGTTCATCGGTGGTGTGCGCACCGTGCCGGTGTGGCCCGGAGAGCTGTCGGCCCCGTTCCTCGGGTGCGCGTTGGACGCCTGGGACGAGTCGGGTAATCCCGTGCGCAATGAGGTCGGTGAGCTGGTCATCACCAAGCCGTTGCCGTCCATGCCGATCGGATTCTGGCGCGACGACGACGGATCGCGTTACCACAGTGCGTATTTCGATATGTTTCCGGGTGTGTGGCGGCATGGCGACTGGATCACAATCACCGACCACGGCAGCGTCATCGTGCATGGGCGGTCGGACTCGACGCTGAACCGGCACGGTATCCGAATGGGAAGCGCCGACATATATCAGTCGGTGGAACGACTGCCGGAGATCGCCGAGGCGTTGGTGATCGGCTGCGAGCAGGAGGACGGTGGGTATTGGATGCCGTTGTTCGTTGTGCTGGCCGACGGCGCCCAGTTGACCGACGATCTGCGTGAACGGATCAAGAAGACGATCCGCGACGAGGTGTCTCCGCGCCACGTTCCCGACGAGATCATCGAGGCGCCCGGCATTCCGCACAC
- a CDS encoding MFS transporter, giving the protein MTIHNEPPPARAGSSSVPTGLKRVVVASMAGTVVEWYEFFLYATAATLVFNKVFFAEGAGDSALIAALLTYGVGFLARPLGGIVFGHFGDKYGRKKLLQFSLLLVGGVTFLMGCLPTYAQIGIWAPILLVILRFMQGFAVGGEWGGAVLLVAEHSPDRSRAFWASWPQAAVPVGNMLATVVLLVLTGTLSDAAFLSWGWRVAFWLSAVVVLVGYYIRTKVTDAPIFIQAQQEVERVKAVSYGVFEVLKRYPRGVFTAMGLRFAENIMYYLVVTFSIVYLKNHVGADTGDILWWLLAAHFVHFLVIPQVGKLSDRFGRRPVYIVGAILAGTWGFFAFPLMNTANYLAIMAAVIIGLVIHALMYAPQPAIMAEMFPTRMRYSGVSLGYQVTSIVAGSLAPAIATWLLGEFGTWVPIAVYLAAASVITLVAALFMRETNGVDLESVDEADREALAKAGVV; this is encoded by the coding sequence ATGACAATTCACAACGAGCCACCGCCCGCGAGAGCTGGATCGAGTTCCGTCCCGACGGGCCTCAAGCGTGTGGTCGTTGCATCGATGGCGGGCACGGTGGTCGAGTGGTACGAGTTCTTCCTCTACGCGACCGCGGCCACCCTCGTCTTCAACAAGGTGTTCTTCGCGGAAGGCGCGGGCGACTCTGCGCTCATCGCCGCACTCCTCACCTACGGCGTGGGATTCCTGGCGCGCCCGCTGGGCGGAATCGTGTTCGGACACTTCGGCGACAAGTACGGCCGCAAGAAACTGCTTCAGTTCAGCCTCCTGCTCGTCGGCGGCGTGACGTTCCTGATGGGATGCCTGCCGACTTACGCCCAGATCGGGATCTGGGCGCCGATCCTGCTCGTCATTCTGCGATTCATGCAGGGCTTTGCCGTCGGCGGTGAATGGGGCGGCGCCGTTCTGCTCGTCGCGGAGCACAGCCCTGACCGCAGCCGCGCGTTCTGGGCCAGCTGGCCGCAGGCAGCCGTCCCCGTCGGCAACATGCTGGCGACCGTCGTACTCCTGGTGCTGACCGGGACGCTGTCGGATGCCGCCTTCCTGTCGTGGGGATGGCGGGTCGCCTTCTGGCTGTCGGCGGTCGTCGTCCTGGTCGGCTACTACATCCGCACCAAGGTGACCGACGCGCCGATCTTCATCCAGGCGCAGCAGGAGGTCGAGCGGGTCAAGGCTGTTTCATACGGTGTGTTCGAGGTGCTGAAGCGTTATCCCCGTGGGGTTTTCACGGCGATGGGACTGCGCTTCGCGGAAAACATCATGTACTACCTCGTCGTCACCTTCTCGATCGTCTACCTCAAGAATCACGTCGGCGCCGACACCGGCGACATCCTGTGGTGGCTGTTGGCCGCGCACTTCGTACACTTCCTCGTCATCCCGCAGGTGGGCAAGCTCTCCGACCGATTCGGGCGCAGGCCCGTGTACATCGTCGGCGCCATCCTTGCGGGCACCTGGGGCTTCTTCGCATTCCCTCTGATGAACACCGCGAACTATCTAGCGATCATGGCTGCCGTCATCATCGGTCTGGTCATCCACGCTCTGATGTACGCACCGCAGCCGGCGATCATGGCCGAGATGTTTCCCACGCGCATGCGGTATTCGGGCGTATCACTCGGATATCAGGTGACGTCGATCGTGGCGGGGTCACTGGCTCCCGCGATCGCCACCTGGCTTCTCGGTGAGTTCGGCACCTGGGTCCCCATCGCGGTGTATCTGGCCGCTGCATCCGTGATCACCCTTGTGGCAGCGCTGTTCATGCGTGAAACGAACGGGGTCGATTTGGAAAGCGTCGACGAGGCCGACCGCGAAGCACTCGCGAAGGCCGGCGTCGTATGA
- a CDS encoding LysR family transcriptional regulator: MQLPTDRKPSADDLLVLLAVGRSGRYNIAAAELGLNHTTISRRIAALEQSIGGRVLARVAGGWELTDLGREALSAAEAVESAVRSLSAHTGGVPSLEGVVRISATDGFSAYIAAPAAARVQRDHPKVAVEIVAATRRATQQRWGLDVEVVVGEPKVHRAKAIRLGNYCLGLYGARDYLDDNGTPTSIADLARYPLVYFIDSMLQVDDLDVATTFAPAMRESVTSTNVFVHVEATRAAAGIGLLPCFMADRHDDLVRVLPDEVAIELTYWLVTRAESLRRPDVAAVVQAIQQRMADQRDVLMGSD, from the coding sequence ATGCAGTTACCGACGGACCGGAAGCCCAGCGCCGATGACCTTCTCGTGTTGCTGGCCGTCGGTCGCTCGGGCCGCTACAACATCGCCGCGGCGGAACTCGGCCTCAACCACACCACCATTTCGCGCCGCATCGCCGCACTGGAACAGTCGATCGGTGGCCGGGTGTTGGCCCGGGTCGCCGGCGGCTGGGAGCTGACCGACCTCGGGCGCGAAGCACTGTCGGCCGCGGAGGCCGTCGAATCCGCCGTGCGCTCGCTGAGCGCCCACACCGGCGGCGTGCCCTCACTCGAGGGCGTGGTCCGGATATCGGCGACCGACGGCTTCTCCGCATACATCGCCGCGCCCGCGGCCGCACGGGTGCAACGCGACCACCCGAAGGTCGCGGTCGAAATCGTCGCCGCGACCCGGCGCGCCACCCAACAACGCTGGGGCCTGGACGTCGAGGTGGTGGTCGGCGAGCCGAAAGTGCACCGCGCCAAGGCGATCCGGCTCGGCAACTATTGCCTCGGCCTGTACGGCGCGCGCGACTACCTCGACGACAACGGCACGCCGACGAGTATCGCGGACCTCGCCCGGTATCCGCTGGTGTACTTCATCGACTCGATGTTGCAGGTCGACGACCTCGACGTCGCCACCACCTTCGCGCCCGCCATGCGCGAATCCGTCACGTCGACGAACGTCTTCGTACACGTCGAGGCGACGCGTGCGGCGGCGGGCATCGGTCTGCTGCCGTGCTTTATGGCCGACCGCCACGACGATCTCGTGCGAGTGCTGCCCGACGAGGTGGCGATCGAGTTGACGTACTGGCTCGTCACCCGCGCCGAGTCATTGCGCAGACCCGACGTCGCCGCCGTCGTGCAAGCGATCCAGCAGCGGATGGCCGATCAACGCGACGTGCTGATGGGGTCGGACTAG
- the hsaB gene encoding 3-hydroxy-9,10-secoandrosta-1,3,5(10)-triene-9,17-dione monooxygenase reductase subunit has protein sequence MSKEPMDPRTFRNVLGQFCTGITVITTVHDGEPIGFACQSFAALSLEPPLVLFCPTKVSRSWKAIEASGRFCVNVLHEKQKDVSARFGSKEPDKFAGLDWHPSKLGSPVIKDTLAHIDCTVASVHDGGDHLVVFGAVHSLSDVPHKKPRPLLFYRGNYTGIEPDKTSPAHWRDDLEAFLTATTDDTWL, from the coding sequence ATGAGCAAGGAGCCGATGGACCCTCGCACATTCCGAAATGTGCTTGGACAGTTCTGCACGGGAATCACGGTGATCACCACCGTGCATGACGGTGAGCCAATCGGATTCGCCTGCCAATCATTTGCCGCGCTGTCGCTGGAACCTCCACTGGTGCTGTTTTGCCCGACGAAGGTGTCGCGATCCTGGAAGGCGATCGAGGCCAGCGGGCGCTTCTGCGTCAACGTGCTACACGAGAAGCAGAAGGACGTCTCGGCGCGGTTCGGTTCCAAGGAGCCCGACAAATTCGCCGGACTGGACTGGCACCCTTCGAAGCTCGGATCGCCCGTCATCAAGGACACGCTCGCGCACATCGACTGCACGGTGGCGTCGGTGCACGACGGCGGCGATCACCTAGTGGTGTTCGGTGCGGTGCATTCGCTGTCCGACGTACCGCACAAGAAACCTCGCCCGCTGCTGTTCTATCGAGGCAATTACACCGGCATCGAACCCGATAAGACGTCGCCGGCGCACTGGCGCGATGACCTGGAGGCGTTCCTCACCGCCACCACCGACGACACCTGGCTCTAG
- a CDS encoding alpha/beta hydrolase gives MPFIDHPKGRAYYRHWAAAEPRATVIFLHGFGEHTGVYHRYGFALNAAGIDLWAVDQFGHGLTPGTRGDFGSIDDSSDLGDALTELAEGERPDLPLIAQGHSFGSVVTLFRLLDQPERYRAGVISGAPLVPIPELLDTDSSFELEPGWLSADPFYVDSLENDPLAFVDADGAPLARELDKAWDRFGGELPKLTVPTLAVHGVNDSIAPVGAVRAYAEQIDPLHITEFPGCRHDILNETVHREVAQTIVEFIEARAIGSP, from the coding sequence ATGCCGTTCATCGACCATCCGAAGGGCCGCGCGTACTACCGGCACTGGGCCGCCGCCGAGCCGCGCGCCACGGTCATCTTCCTGCACGGCTTCGGCGAGCACACCGGGGTCTACCACCGCTACGGCTTCGCGCTCAACGCCGCCGGCATCGATCTGTGGGCGGTCGACCAGTTCGGCCACGGACTCACCCCGGGCACCCGCGGCGATTTCGGCTCGATCGATGACAGCTCCGACCTCGGTGACGCCCTCACCGAATTGGCCGAAGGTGAACGCCCGGACTTGCCGTTGATCGCGCAGGGCCACTCCTTCGGCTCCGTGGTCACGCTGTTTCGGCTGCTGGACCAGCCCGAGCGCTACCGCGCCGGGGTAATTTCCGGCGCGCCACTGGTACCAATCCCTGAACTGCTCGATACCGACAGCTCTTTCGAACTCGAGCCCGGCTGGCTCTCCGCGGACCCCTTCTATGTCGATTCGCTGGAGAACGACCCGCTGGCCTTCGTCGACGCCGACGGCGCACCGCTGGCCCGCGAGCTCGATAAGGCGTGGGACCGGTTCGGCGGCGAGCTACCGAAGCTGACGGTGCCGACGTTGGCGGTGCACGGCGTCAACGATTCGATAGCACCGGTGGGGGCGGTGCGGGCCTATGCCGAACAGATCGATCCGTTGCATATCACCGAGTTCCCCGGTTGCCGCCACGACATCCTCAACGAGACGGTGCACCGCGAAGTGGCGCAGACAATCGTCGAATTCATCGAGGCTCGCGCGATAGGCTCGCCGTGA
- a CDS encoding 3-hydroxybutyrate dehydrogenase — translation MTDLAGRTALVTGGASGIGEACARELASRGAVVTVADRDDVGAKSVADDIGGKSWAVDLSDVSALEDLQLDSDILVNNAGVQHVSPISDFAPERFRHLMTLMVESPFLLIRAALPHMCRQGFGRIINISSVHGIRASEFKVAYVTAKHGLEGLSKVTALEGGPHGVTSNCVNPGYVRTPLVTKQIADQAKAHGIPEDKVVTDILLKESAIKRLVEPEEVAALVGWLASPTAGMVTGASYTMDGGWSAR, via the coding sequence ATGACCGACCTGGCGGGCCGCACCGCGCTTGTCACCGGTGGCGCGAGCGGCATCGGCGAAGCGTGCGCGCGGGAGCTCGCCTCGCGTGGGGCAGTGGTCACCGTCGCCGACCGCGACGACGTCGGCGCCAAGTCGGTTGCAGACGACATCGGCGGAAAGTCCTGGGCCGTCGATCTTTCCGACGTCTCAGCACTCGAAGATTTGCAACTGGACTCAGACATCCTGGTCAACAACGCCGGAGTGCAGCATGTCAGCCCCATCTCCGACTTTGCGCCCGAGCGCTTCCGGCACCTGATGACGCTCATGGTCGAGTCGCCGTTCCTGCTCATCCGCGCCGCGCTGCCACACATGTGCAGGCAGGGCTTCGGCCGGATCATCAACATCTCCTCGGTACATGGGATCCGGGCATCGGAGTTCAAGGTCGCCTACGTGACCGCCAAACACGGACTCGAGGGCCTTTCGAAGGTGACTGCTCTCGAGGGTGGGCCGCACGGGGTCACCAGCAATTGTGTGAATCCCGGCTACGTCCGAACCCCACTGGTGACCAAACAGATCGCCGATCAGGCCAAGGCGCACGGCATTCCGGAGGATAAGGTGGTGACCGACATCCTCCTGAAGGAGAGCGCTATCAAACGTCTGGTGGAACCCGAGGAAGTAGCGGCCCTGGTGGGCTGGTTGGCGTCACCGACCGCGGGAATGGTGACGGGGGCGTCGTACACCATGGACGGGGGCTGGAGCGCGCGATGA